Part of the Vigna angularis cultivar LongXiaoDou No.4 chromosome 1, ASM1680809v1, whole genome shotgun sequence genome, tttattgataccaaaacgggttattatgaattcatgattaaagaatgaacatgattgagttaggtggataagagggtatgaattgttggttttatgaaatgttggagtggatatgagaaatcattacttatgaaatgatgtttactaccgggagtagtatgttcgagttataccatgagagtttggtatgagcaacgtaacacctgaggtttatgaaagcaggcagaaagtggtctgactataaggctttgacataaacgtatgattcgtaagttatatagaagcaggcagagaggggtctgaccataaggcttcagaaagtaagacatagtatataagtgaggcttaaggaagcaggcagagagcggtctgaccataaggcttcatgagtaagcatggtacacttgtaagatttatggaaatggaaaagatgattttgataatgatgaattaatgacatcggaataaggatattttatcaattgcagaaatacatgattataatatttttattacaagtttaatgattttatgatatggttggcttacccttatttgtttgtactatgatcatataactcatgttatatgtgattagataatgttgcagatgcggttgaaaaagcttagagatgagagagatgcggggaaaaactttcagggatttttgtaaaaaggataaatttgtattgggaagattatgttgtgtaaaacttataagttgaaatttcaatggtgaagactatattgttaaagtgtgtaagtttggtattgtactttggagtaattgaaataaagtttgattgtttatatgagatatcaaattaatttagtctctactatcagtaataccctttaaaatattagggtgttacaCATAATACTGACACCAGAAATTCAGAAACGAGTGAACCAGTTTATGCAGATGTGGAAGATATCCCAGAAAGTCCTATATTGAGGAGTCCTCAGCCAGAGgaatcaaatgaagaaaacaatgaGCAATTAGAACCTCCTACTCCAACTCTTGTATTGAGAAGATCCTCTCGGCCCCATGTGCCTAACAGGAGATACATAGACTACATGTTACTCACTGATGGAGGGGAGCCTGAAGATTATATGGAAGCTTGTCAAACCACGGATGCCGACAAGTGGGAGCTTGCTATGAAAGACGAGATCAAGTCTTTGATCTCAAATCAGACATGGGAACTAGTTGAGTTACCTATGGGAAAGAAAGCACTTCACAACAAATGGGTGTATCGAGTGAAAGAAGACCATGATGGTTCCAAGCGATACAAGGCCCGACTGGTTGTCAAAGGATTTCAGCAGAAAGAAGGAGTTGACTACACTGAAATCTTTGCTCCAGTTGTCAAGCTCAATACTATTAGGACTGTGCTAAGTATTGTGGCTAGTGAGGAGCTCTACCTAGAGCAATTAGATGTGAAGACTGTATTTCTTCATGGAGATCTAGATGAGGAGATTTACATGCACCAGCCTAAAGGCTTTtcagaaggaaagaagaaaaacatggtgTGCAAATTGAAGAAGAGCCTGTATGGCCTGAAACAAGCTCCAAGACAGTGGTATAGAAAGTTTGAAAGCTTCATGCACAAGGAAGGTTTCCAGAAGTGCAATGCTGATCATTGTTGTTTCTTCAAAAGGTACAAGTCCAGCTATGTCATTTTGCTactttatgttgatgacatgttAGAAGCAGGATCAAATATAACAGACATCAGAAATTTGAAGATGCAATTGTCAAAAGAATTTGACATGAAGGACTTAGGCCCAACAAAGAAGATTCTTGGAATGCAAATCACGAGAGATAAGCAAAAAGGAGTCTTGCAGTTATCTCAGGCAGAGTACATCAACCGTGTTTTGCAGAGATTTAACATGGACAAGGCCAAACCAGTCAGTACTCCTTTGGCCAGTCATTTTCGTCTATCCAAGGATCAGTCTCCTcagacaaaagaagaagaagagattatGGCTAAGATTCCGTATGCTTCAGCCATTGGAAGTCTGATGTACGCGATGGTATgcacaagaccagacattggCTATGCAGTGGGAGTTGTAAGCAGGTTTATGTCAAATCCAGGTAAAGCTCACTGGGAAGCTGTGAAATGAATTTTGCGATATCTACGAAAAACTAAGGAGAAGTGTTTGTGCTTTAGTAAAGGTGAACTAAAAGTACAAGGTTACGTAGATGCAGACTTTGCTGGAGAAATTGATTATCGAAGAAGTACCACTGGCTACATATTTACTGTTGGAACTACAGCTGTTAGTTGGATGTCACAAATACAAAAGATCGTTGCTCTATCCACTACAGAGGCTGAATATGTAGCAGTAACAGAAGCTAGCAAAGAATTGATATGGCTTCAAGGATTGTTGACAGAGTTGGGATTCATCCAGGAAAGGACTGTTTTGCACAGTGATAGTCAAAGTGCAATACATCTGGCTAAGAATTCAACTTTTCACTCCAGAACGAAGCATATTGATCTCCGTTATCACTTCATCAGATCTCTGCTTGAGGATGAAGTACTAACGTTGAGAAAGATACTGGGAAGTAAGAACCCAACGGATATGTTGACAAAGGTTGTCACAACAGAAAAATTGAGGCTTTGCAGTACCTCAATTGGCCTTCAAGAATAACTGATGATGAAGGCAATTACACTATGTATTAATCAAACTCTAAGTGAGAGAATTGTTAGTTTTTTGTGTAGTTTGATTAAGTTCTTTGTAGTATGTtttagtcccacattgcttagtATTGTGAGATGGTGTTCTTCATTTTGTTATATAAGAAAGCTTATGTAAGGTTTACAAGTGCACCaaaacaaatacttcttagTGTTGTTTAaatctctcttctctcctttGTTGCCCTTGTTCCCAACAAATGATCATATCTAAAATATtagagatataaaatataatataatcacagaaaaagaaaatacactTAAATAGTATGTgatgagaaatatttaaattataatatagaaaattaatattttaccaTACGTATATAGATTCTTTAATCATCAAATTTCTTAAGAAACTAATTTcatatatacttatttatatacttttagtttttaatgaTAATTGAAGAATTTGTATAATAGTGATAACGGAATATGCAATTAATGTTGATAACACCGCCCTAATATATTCAAccctattattaaaaaattaagctctttatattaatatattaatgataGTTAAATTGTTAGAAGATAAAcagaaatttataatttaaagattAGTTATCAttcgaaaaaaaattaaagataagataagaaaataattatattctaaatattagaaatatataatataatgtaatctcattaaaaaaaattagtggtgttaatattataacaGATATAAATTGAATgatatagatttattttaatataattaattgagttacAATAGTGTTTgacaaaatatgatttaaaatgtGTTATTATAATGGATACTGGGTGGATATAATATGGCTGGACAGCATTATTTGAACAAAAAGGAAAAGGTAGGATTTTGAAATTTCATAATAGTTTATGAAGACTTGCATCACGCTCTGTTCTGAGTATAGATATATGATTTCTGCAACTTTAATTACTTTCAAATGCTTACATTAAATATATGCTTCACTTCACTTAAATCACcataatatataatgttaaagATGGTAAGAAGAAACTAGAGAGACACCGTTACTTGTTAATTATTCCTTTGGCCAAGACAAACGAGGTGGTCCCTAACACTTTTACAACCGACTTCGACTTTAATGAAACTATGTACCACAAAATTCACATGAAAATTTACTTCTTTCGACCGTTATCACTTTCCTTAACTAGCTTCCATCCTTACCTGTTCATCTCATCCTTCAAACTTCTCACCACGTGTACGCTGCTGATTCAAAGACAGCTGTATCTGCAGCATCCCCGCCCTCATTCAATCTCTCGCGTGCCCTGCCGTTTCTGCTTTACCTTcctccctttctttcttttttccaaattttatttCACATATTTCGTAAATCAAAtgcagtttttattttattcctttgGTTATCGattaaaacaattgaaaaactttttccagaaaactattttttattattatttcccTTGTGCACTGGCAGAAAGAGTTAGTGCCGCGTGTCAACCCGGAAATGATTTCAACGCATCAACGGCGAGTAACGAGCCACCTCAAAGCGAACACCCTTCTATAAATGACCTACAATCCTATGTTTCTCTTCACTACACACACGTTCTCACTCATCAACTTATTTTCTCTGATATAGTTCAACTAACACTCATAATCCTTTTGGTttttactctctctctctctttctctctctctctctctctacaatGGCTAACTCCACCGTTGTGTTCACGCTAATCGCTGCATTGTTAGTCACCTCCGCGCTGGCTCAGTCTCCGGCGTCGTCGCCAGCTCTCTCTCCGAAGAGAACACCCGTGGCGGCCACGCCACGTAGTTCTCCATCACCGGCGATTTCTCCTGCCGCCGAGTCGCCGTCATCGTCTCCCCCTGCTCCGGCGCCGAACGCTCCGTCTCCTTCGCCGACCGACATCGACTCTCCGCCGTCGCCTCCCGTATCTCCGGCCGGTGCTCCTTCCGTCACTCCTTCGGCAATCTCCGCTCCGCCGACCGAAGCACCGACTCCCTCGCAAAACGGCGCCGCTTTGAACAGATTCACCCTCGCCGGATCTGCCGCTGCCGTGGTTCTCGCTGCGGCTTTGTTTATGTAGAAGATAGTTTAGTTTAgtggacttttttttttctttttaatgtcGTTGCGAGTTCACACGCGAATTCCTCttgtttcatttttgtttttttttatcttctttgatGTGTGAGAGTTGATTCTTTGGATTATTTGGTGTATTGTATTTATGACGAAGATGGTTACTATTGATACACTTTTATTGCTCTTAACTTTTCTCATTCTCACTCTGCTATtctattaataatttgtttgtgTCAGTGTTTAGTTGGTtgaacaagaaagaaaattaaatgtgTTTGAACTCGTTCACAACGGTAATGAGATAGTGAGAGTTCTTAAAACACAACAATCCATCGCTTATATCTGTcgcaaaatacaaatataagatTTGGGGTTAAGATTGCAGCATGAGTCCAAAACTTAGAGTGAGAAAGTGATTGTTGGTAAAGTCGAATCAAAAGTTGAAATGGGGTCGTTGCGAGGAATCATATGCAATGAACTTCGTTGTTCGTTttcctttacttttatttttctcttttcaaaaagttaaattgaGAAATTTGAACGAGACCAATGATACTTTGTTACGTTAATTTTTCCTCTGTTTCAGTCTGATTGTACGATGAAAGAACGCATTATTGAGGTTTGGTTGGTTACAGTAGAAAAC contains:
- the LOC108322206 gene encoding classical arabinogalactan protein 1, with the translated sequence MANSTVVFTLIAALLVTSALAQSPASSPALSPKRTPVAATPRSSPSPAISPAAESPSSSPPAPAPNAPSPSPTDIDSPPSPPVSPAGAPSVTPSAISAPPTEAPTPSQNGAALNRFTLAGSAAAVVLAAALFM